The following coding sequences lie in one candidate division WOR-3 bacterium genomic window:
- a CDS encoding DUF4388 domain-containing protein, whose amino-acid sequence MKQFSEGMSGSLKIFSAPDVLQLISQQRKKGVVYFYKGKTEAAVGFEDGKVVAAYIIREGEFESLENFLVKSGLVSEQDYKTAKEIREDTGEPIEEILVKEGVITSENLIEIISFKIQEVIDEIITWREGIYKFEPDKEIYKFSKIKISLPLDSLLMEAAWHQDEWPRIKEKIKSSDMVFKISSKKPQIELELEKDEKKVLKLVNGRRTVQEIVNLSGLGKFKTYFALYRLYEMGRIETVEKLTEKEELVEEVVKDRVKREREKTLILPNLTLRLIFIFLFVSLFFILKVYKRGIFPYIEKIVPEQKVFSVDENLFKISP is encoded by the coding sequence ATGAAGCAATTTAGTGAGGGAATGAGTGGAAGTTTGAAGATATTTTCTGCACCTGATGTATTACAACTAATTTCCCAGCAAAGAAAAAAAGGTGTTGTTTATTTTTATAAAGGTAAAACAGAAGCAGCAGTTGGTTTTGAAGATGGAAAAGTTGTTGCTGCCTATATTATAAGAGAAGGAGAGTTTGAATCTCTTGAAAATTTTTTAGTAAAATCAGGTCTTGTATCAGAACAGGATTATAAAACAGCAAAGGAAATCCGGGAAGATACAGGAGAGCCAATTGAGGAAATTCTTGTAAAGGAGGGTGTAATAACTTCTGAGAATTTGATTGAGATAATTTCCTTTAAGATTCAGGAAGTTATAGATGAAATTATAACCTGGAGAGAAGGAATATATAAATTTGAGCCTGATAAGGAGATTTATAAGTTCTCAAAGATTAAGATAAGTCTTCCTCTTGATTCCCTTTTAATGGAAGCAGCATGGCATCAGGATGAGTGGCCAAGAATAAAGGAGAAAATCAAAAGTTCTGATATGGTTTTTAAAATTTCATCAAAAAAACCACAGATTGAACTTGAACTGGAAAAGGATGAGAAAAAAGTTTTGAAGCTGGTAAATGGAAGAAGAACAGTTCAGGAAATTGTAAATTTAAGTGGTCTTGGAAAATTTAAGACCTATTTTGCTTTATACAGGTTATATGAAATGGGAAGAATAGAAACTGTAGAAAAACTTACTGAAAAAGAAGAATTGGTAGAGGAAGTTGTTAAGGATAGAGTTAAAAGAGAAAGAGAAAAAACTTTGATTTTACCTAACCTTACACTTCGTTTAATTTTTATTTTTCTTTTTGTTTCTCTTTTTTTTATTTTGAAAGTTTATAAAAGAGGAATTTTTCCTTATATTGAAAAAATTGTTCCTGAACAAAAGGTCTTTAGTGTTGATGAAAATTTATTCAAAATCTCACCATGA